A genome region from Cucurbita pepo subsp. pepo cultivar mu-cu-16 chromosome LG02, ASM280686v2, whole genome shotgun sequence includes the following:
- the LOC111787866 gene encoding carbamoyl-phosphate synthase large chain, chloroplastic-like — MGYCLISSQSLTSKSILCRSSFIRGSSGSCLSNISHARCFSYSSRVGSTSLKIQPWQERLYPVGKLYRRNCLVRCEKNDEKTIKQTTGGKIGKRTDLKKILILGAGPIVIGQACEFDYSGTQACKALKEEGYEVVLINSNPATIMTDPDLADRTYVTPMTPELVEKVLEKERPDALLPTMGGQTALNLAVALAESGALEKYGIELIGAKLDAIKKAEDRDLFKQAMKNIGVKTPPSGIGNTLEECIEIASQIGDFPLIIRPAFTLGGTGGGIAYNKEEFESICKAGLAASLTSQVLVEKSLLGWKEYELEVMRDLADNVVIICSIENIDPMGVHTGDSITVAPAQTLTDKEYQRLRDYSIAIIREIGVECGGSNVQFAVNPVDGEVMVIEMNPRVSRSSALASKATGFPIAKMAAKLSVGYSLDQIPNDITKKTPASFEPSIDYVVTKIPRFAFEKFPGSQPILTTQMKSVGEAMALGRTFQESFQKAVRSLECGYSGWGCEPIKQLDWDWEQLKYSLRVPNPDRIHTIYSAMKKGMKVDDIHELSYIDKWFLTQLKELIDVEQYLLAQSLSNLTKEDFYEVKRRGFSDKQIAFATKSTENEVRSKRISLGVVPAYKRVDTCAAEFEANTPYMYSSYDFECESAPTQKKKVLILGGGPNRIGQGIEFDYCCCHTSFALQDAGYETIMMNSNPETVSTDYDTSDRLYFEPLTVEDVYNIIDLERPDGIIVQFGGQTPLKLALPIQKYLDENKLKCASGDGHVRIWGTSPDSIDAAEDRERFNAILKELKIEQPRGGIAKSEADALSIAKDIGYPVVVRPSYVLGGRAMEIVYNDDKLVTYLENAVEVDPERPVLVDKYLSDAVEIDIDALADSHGNVTIGGIMEHIELAGVHSGDSACSLPTKSIPSSCLDTIRNWTTKLAKRLNVCGLMNCQYAITLAGEVFLLEANPRASRTVPFVSKAIGHPLAKYASLVMSGKSLYELGFTKEVIPKHMSVKEAVLPFEKFQGSDVLLGPEMRSTGEVMGIDYQFPIAFAKAQIAAGNKLPLSGSLFLSLNDLTKSHLSKIATAFLELGFSITATSGTAHVLQLQGLPVERVLKLHEGRPHAGDILANGQIQLMVITSAGDDLDQIDGRHLRRMALAYKVPIITTVAGALATAEAIKSLKASSISMIPLQDYFVETTSGSQKDLQSASI; from the exons ATGGGTTACTGTTTGATTTCCTCTCAATCTCTCACTTCCAAGTCCATTTTGTGTCGATCGTCGTTCATTCGTGGTTCTTCCGGTTCGTGTTTGTCCAATATCAGCCATGCGCGGTGTTTTTCTTACTCCAGCAGAGTCGGATCGACTTCTCTCAAGATTCAGCCGTGGCAGGAACGGCTCTATCCGGTTGGGAAGCTGTACAGGCGAAACTGTTTGGTACGATGCgagaaaaatgatgagaaGACGATAAAACAGACTACAGGAGGGAAAATTGGGAAGAGGACTGATTTGAAGAAGATTTTGATTCTTGGTGCAGGGCCCATTGTTATTGGGCAGGCTTGTGAGTTTGATTATTCTGGTACTCAAGCTTGCAAGGCGTTGAAAGAAGAGGGATATGAAGTTGTGTTGATTAATTCGAATCCGGCTACGATAATGACGGACCCGGACTTGGCTGATAGAACTTATGTTACTCCGATGACACCAGAGCTTGTGGAGAAAGTGCTTGAGAAGGAGCGGCCGGATGCTCTGTTGCCCACTATGGGCGGCCAGACGGCGTTAAACTTGGCAGTTGCTTTAGCTGAAAGTGGTGCGCTTGAGAAATATGGTATTGAGTTGATTGGAGCTAAGCTTGATGCAATTAAGAAAGCTGAGGATAGGGATTTGTTTAAGCAGGCTATGAAGAACATTGGGGTTAAGACGCCACCTTCAGGGATTGGGAATACGCTTGAGGAATGTATTGAAATTGCTAGTCAGATTGGAGATTTCCCTTTGATCATTAGACCAGCTTTTACATTAGGGGGTACTGGAGGTGGGATTGCTTACAATAAGGAGGAATTTGAGTCTATTTGTAAGGCGGGTTTAGCGGCGAGCTTAACATCCCAGGTTCTGGTGGAGAAATCATTGCTGGGTTGGAAGGAGTATGAACTTGAGGTCATGAGGGATCTTGCTGATAACGTGGTGATCATTTGCTCCATTGAGAACATTGATCCTATGGGGGTTCATACAGGGGATTCCATAACTGTGGCACCTGCTCAAACTTTGACTGATAAGGAGTATCAGCGACTGAGAGATTATTCCATTGCTATCATTAGGGAAATTGGTGTTGAATGTGGTGGTTCAAATGTGCAATTCGCTGTTAATCCAGTTGATGGTGAGGTGATGGTGATTGAAATGAATCCCAGAGTTTCCAGGTCCTCTGCTTTGGCTTCCAAGGCTACTGGTTTTCCAATAGCGAAGATGGCTGCCAAATTGTCAGTTGGTTATTCCTTGGATCAGATTCCGAATGATATAACAAAGAAAACGCCTGCTAGTTTTGAGCCTTCAATTGATTACGTGGTGACTAAG ATTCCCAGATTTGCTTTTGAGAAGTTCCCAGGTTCTCAACCAATCTTGACAACTCAGATGAAATCAGTTGGTGAGGCTATGGCTCTTGGCCGCACTTTCCAAGAATCATTTCAAAAAGCTGTAAGATCATTGGAATGTGGATACTCTGGATGGGGTTGTGAACCCATTAAACAGcttgattgggattgggaaCAATTGAAATACAGCCTCCGAGTTCCTAATCCAGATCGCATTCATACTATATATTCTGCAAtgaagaagggaatgaaagTAGACGATATTCATGAGTTGAGTTACATTGATAAATGGTTCCTTACTCAGTTAAAGGAGTTGATCGATGTGGAACAATACCTCTTGGCTCAGAGCTTGTCTAATCTGACCAAGGAAGATTTCTATGAAGTAAAAAGGAGAGGTTTCAGTGATAAGCAGATAGCATTTGCCACTAAATCAACTGAGAACGAGGTGCGCTCTAAGCGAATATCTTTGGGTGTCGTCCCAGCTTATAAGCGGGTGGATACATGTGCTGCAGAATTTGAGGCAAATACTCCTTACATGTACTCTTCTTATGATTTTGAATGTGAATCAGCTccaactcaaaagaaaaaggttttgATATTGGGTGGTGGCCCTAATCGTATTGGTCAGGGTATTGAATTTGACTACTGTTGCTGTCACACGTCATTCGCTCTCCAG GATGCGGGATATGAAACAATCATGATGAACTCGAATCCTGAAACAGTGTCAACAGATTATGATACGAGTGATCGGTTGTACTTTGAACCCTTGACAGTTGAAGATGTTTATAACATTATAGATTTGGAACGTCCGGATGGCATCATTGTacaatttggaggtcaaaCACCATTGAAATTGGCTCTCCCTATACAGAAGTATTTAGATGAGAACAAGCTTAAATGTGCTAGTGGTGATGGACATGTTCGGATTTGGGGTACATCTCCAGATTCCATAGATGCGGCTGAAGACAGAGAAAGGTTCAATGCAATCCTCAAGGAGTTAAAGATAGAACAACCAAGAGGGGGCATTGCCAAGAGTGAAGCAGATGCTCTCTCCATTGCTAAGGATATAGGATACCCAGTTGTTGTCCGCCCTTCTTACGTTCTAGGTGGTCGAGCAATGGAAATTGTGTACAATGATGACAAACTAGTGACTTATCTCGAAAATGCGGTGGAAGTTGATCCAGAACGTCCTGTATTAGTCGACAAATATCTGTCTGATGCTGTTGAAATTGATATTGATGCATTAGCTGATTCACATGGGAATGTGACAATTGGTGGGATAATGGAGCATATCGAGTTGGCTGGCGTTCATTCGGGTGACTCTGCTTGTTCACTCCCAACGAAGTCGATTCCATCATCTTGCCTCGATACTATTAGGAATTGGACAACAAAATTGGCGAAGAGACTAAATGTCTGTGGGCTTATGAACTGTCAGTACGCAATCACTTTGGCAGGGGAGGTTTTCTTACTCGAGGCAAATCCACGTGCTTCCCGAACGGTCCCATTTGTTTCTAAAGCCATTGGGCACCCATTGGCTAAGTATGCTTCCCTTGTTATGTCCGGGAAGTCTCTATATGAGCTTGGCTTCACGAAAGAGGTGATCCCCAAACACATGTCAGTGAAGGAAGCCGTCCTTCCTTTTGAGAAGTTCCAAGGCAGCGATGTCCTATTGGGGCCTGAGATGAGAAGCACGGGTGAGGTTATGGGTATTGATTACCAGTTTCCTATTGCATTTGCAAAAGCCCAAATTGCTGCAGGGAATAAGTTGCCACTTTCTGGAAGTCTGTTCCTCAGTTTAAATGACCTAACAAAGTCCCATCTTTCCAAAATAGCCACGGCATTTTTAGAGCTTGGATTCAGCATCACTGCAACTTCTGGAACTGCCCATGTTCTTCAATTGCAAGGCCTTCCTGTCGAGCGAGTGCTGAAACTGCACGAGGGGCGGCCTCATGCTGGTGACATACTTGCTAACGGGCAAATTCAGTTGATGGTAATCACTAGTGCTGGTGATGATCTCGATCAGATTGATGGACGACATTTGAGGAGAATGGCTCTTGCATATAAAGTTCCGATAATAACTACGGTTGCTGGAGCATTGGCAACTGCTGAAGCCATAAAGAGTCTGAAGGCGAGCTCGATTTCAATGATTCCTCTTCAGGACTACTTCGTCGAGACAACAAGTGGGAGTCAAAAGGACTTGCAGTCAGCTTCAATATGA
- the LOC111787868 gene encoding probable amino acid permease 7, producing MGGGDGGLHGEEDDDRSTLIGEAAEESIERTGSLTTAVAHIITGVIGAGVLSLPWSVAQLGWIAGPVLLTVVFPAVTFVSAFMMSDCYRYPDPEVGHLRIRSYSEAVKLHLGEKREKICRVLIVINLWFNGVAYHITTATSIREIEKLICYHRQGHEVSNSCNNQDNSSYYTIMFGAVQVMLSQIPDMHNMGWLSIFATIMSFSYATIGFALGFAQVLENKSIKGSITGIPAANLTEKVLLAFEALGDIAFAYPYSLILLNIQDTLKSPPSENQTMKKASTVAISVTTFFYLCCSCFGYAAFGDATPGNLLSGSAFYEPFWLVSFANACVVLHLLGGYQIFSQPVFPMVEKWATRKYPNNMFVTKQLSMKLPMLPRFQVHVFRVCFRTAYVLSTTCCAVLFPYFNQVLGLIGAFNFWPIAIYFPVEMFLKQRKIRAWTPTWIVFRVLSFLCLLVSVFGFLGSLERICNAKFS from the exons ATGGGCGGCGGCGACGGCGGCTTGCACGgcgaagaagacgatgaccgATCGACCTTGATCGGCGAAGCGGCAGAGGAATCGATCGAGAGAACTG GGAGTTTGACGACGGCGGTTGCTCATATAATTACCGGAGTGATCGGCGCCGGCGTGTTATCTCTGCCGTGGAGTGTGGCACAGTTAGGATGGATCGCCGGACCGGTGCTGTTGACGGTGGTTTTCCCGGCGGTGACTTTTGTATCGGCGTTTATGATGTCCGACTGTTACCGATATCCAGATCCAGAAGTTGGGCATTTGAGAATCCGATCGTACTCCGAAGCTGTGAAGTTGCATTTAG GAGAAAAGAGGGAGAAGATATGCCGTGTGCTGATAGTGATAAACTTATGGTTTAATGGCGTCGCCTATCATATTACCACAGCCACCAGCATCAG GGAAATTGAGAAGCTAATCTGTTACCACAGGCAAGGGCATGAAGTATCTAATTCATGCAATAACCAAGACAACAGCTCTTATTATACCATAATGTTTGGAGCTGTTCAAGTTATGTTGTCCCAAATTCCAGACATGCACAACATGGGATGGCTGTCTATTTTTGCCACAATCATGTCCTTTTCTTACGCCACCATTGGCTTTGCTCTTGGCTTTGCTCAAGTTCTAG AGAATAAAAGCATTAAAGGGAGCATTACAGGAATCCCTGCTGCTAACCTTACTGAAAAAGTATTGTTAGCCTTTGAAGCTCTTGGAGATATTGCCTTTGCTTATCCATACTCGCTCATTCTTCTCAATATACAG GATACATTGAAGAGTCCACCTTCAGAAAACCAGACAATGAAAAAAGCTTCAACGGTAGCCATTTCAGTGACCACATTCTTCTACTTGTGCTGTTCATGCTTTGGATATGCAGCCTTTGGAGATGCCACTCCTGGAAATCTCTTGTCTGGATCTGCCTTTTATGAGCCCTTTTGGCTTGTTTCCTTTGCTAATGCCTGTgttgttcttcatttgttgGGAGGTTATCAG atttTCAGCCAGCCAGTTTTCCCAATGGTTGAGAAATGGGCGACAAGAAAATATCCAAACAACATGTTTGTGACCAAACAATTGTCCATGAAGCTCCCAATGTTGCCTCGCTTTCAAGTTCATGTCTTCAGGGTATGTTTTAGAACAGCCTATGTTCTATCAACCACTTGTTGTGCTGTGCTGTTCCCTTACTTCAACCAAGTTTTGGGGCTGATTGGGGCTTTCAACTTTTGGCCTATAGCCATTTATTTCCCTGTGGAAATGTTCTTGAAGCAAAGGAAAATTAGGGCTTGGACACCCACATGGATTGTTTTTAGGGTTCTtagttttctttgtttactcGTCTCTGTTTTTGGGTTTCTCGGGTCACTCGAAAGAATTTGTAATGCTAAGTTTAGc